A genomic segment from Fusarium keratoplasticum isolate Fu6.1 chromosome 10, whole genome shotgun sequence encodes:
- a CDS encoding NmrA domain-containing protein, with protein sequence MANNKIITVVGITGKQGASVADVFLQEAGWHVRGVTRDPAKPESQKWAAKGVDLVKANLNDAASLKAAFAGSTVVFGVTDFWGIVGDPEVQKRAQEAGLPVNVLAYDLEVQQGRNIVDAVFATLETIDRFVLSTLSPTKKLSKGKYTHNFHFDAKWEAVEYLKATYPALEKKTSYLQVALYLSNWKSSPLGRPTKQPDNTFIWSLPGDPDAPVAQVDARHDTGLFVKALTQVEPGKHLLGASGFLSWNEFTALWGKVHGVQCRFQRLDRAVLENAIPGGVGEELADMYEYIGDFGYHGGDPSIIFPADLGVDVPFTTLEEFIKKEDWSEVL encoded by the exons ATGGCGAACAACAAGATTATCACGGTGGTCGGCATTACCGGAAAGCAG GGTGCCTCTGTTGCCGATGTGTTCCTTCAAGAGGCAGGTTGGCACGTTCGTGGCGTTACACGCGATCCGGCCAAGCCAGAGAGCCAAAAATGGGCTGCTAAGGGTGTTGACCTCGTCAAGGCGAACTTGAACGACGCTGCCTCCCTGAAAGCCGCATTTGCAGGATCAACTGTGGTATTTGGAGTCACCGACTTCTGGGGGATCGTCGGCGATCCAGAGGTCCAAAAgcgagcccaagaagctggccttCCAGTCAATGTGCTAGCCTACGACCTCGAAGTGCAGCAAGGTCGCAACATTGTTGACGCAGTCTTTGCGACTCTGGAGACCATCGACAGATTCGTGCTCTCGACGCTCTCTCCCACCAAGAAGTTGAGTAAGGGAAAGTATACGCACAACTTTCACTTTGATGCCAAATGGGAAGCTGTCGAGTACCTGAAGGCTACATACCCGGCCCTGGAGAAGAAAACATCGTATTTGCAGGTAGCCTTGTATCTTTCAAACTGGAAATCTTCTCCGCTGGGGAGGCCCACCAAG CAACCCGATAATACATTCATCTGGAGTCTCCCAGGAGACCCTGACGCCCCAGTAGCGCAAGTTGATGCGCGCCACGACACTG GCCTGTTCGTCAAGGCTCTCACCCAGGTTGAGCCCGGGAAACACCTTCTGGGTGCTTCAGGCTTTTTGAGTTGGAATGAGTTCACCGCTCTGTGGGGCAAAGTCCATGGTGTGCAATGCCGCTTCCAGCGCCTGGACAGGGCGGTTCTCGAAAACGCGATTCCCGGAGGCGTTGGAGAGGAACTGGCCGATATGTACGAATACATCGGAGACTTTGGATATCACGGTGGTGACCCGAGTATTATTTTCCCCGCCGAC CTGGGAGTGGACGTTCCATTCACTACTCTTGAGGAGttcatcaagaaggaagatTGGTCGGAAGTGCTTTAA
- a CDS encoding Amino-oxidase domain-containing protein produces MASSTDVTVVGEHLESKSFKYMWSRYVQKLTLNYDLKVTKAAALDSNLPIDITGNESVAELQKATAKVTGVGFVPKERGKLDIGIVGAGVAGLFSAMVFDWLNEHPELKGKLKINYDILEAAGEERLGGRLYTHKFSEGDPAKTHDYYDVGAMRFPNNDIMKRTFQLFNFIGLHQGKGGIIPYYLDDEEGVCPSYFNDVRHVGNAWSEGAADPFRINSGLPEGGKIPEEFLAQDPSKLVSKALDPFIKDIQKQFDEALKEVRGGTIEGAASKELWKRLMAADHLSTRQYLASDQNPENQEGRKFNYNTIEWLETATYGTGWYDQALSECVLEELDFGTPAQDKAPGVQWWWCIDGGAQRVAKLMAEKIKQPVQFNSQVEAINANVEKRENPKDYVPMTLAINNKGKKTQKDYFAVFNSTTLGALQRMDLKDAGLLWGTKQAIRSLGYGASCKVAIKFKTAWWQQGDLKIKKGGIARTDLPLRVCVYPSYNIESLEGNDWDPNKPAVLLCSYTWGQDAQRIGSLISNNTPENEEQLIKVLLHDLALMHAPEKSKYEGLLQKLKDQYMDHHAYDWYRDQNMSGAFAYFGPGQFSNMWQEIIKPNAFGQLYMVGEAASSHHAWIVGALESVIRAVYVMFEGLSRNDPECQVYKDAMYWLSHVPKEGDSTYDPNDHPHKPKPGDMPKGKPFYPLPEEMPDRQIGVDLDKELTQDPKESLKTDKELTHSAALVALCVIESYVELFYGPSKSD; encoded by the exons ATGGCTTCCTCCACAGACGTCACCGTGGTAGGAGAGCATCTCGAGTCCAAGTCATTCAAGTACATGTGGTCTCGCTATGTTCAAAAGCTCACACTGAACTATGACTTGAAGGTTaccaaggctgctgctcttgatTCCAACCTCCCTATCGATATCACCGGAAATGAATCTGTTGCTGAACTACAGAAGGCAACAGCCAAAGTCACAGGTGTCGGTTTCGTGCCCAAGGAGCGGGGCAAGCTCGACATTGGCATTGTTGGTGCTGGCGTCGCTGGACTTTTCTCTGCCATGGTCTTTGACTGGTTGAACGAGCATCCCGAGTTGAAAGGAAAGCTCAAAATCAACTACGACATCCTGGAGGCTGCAGGGGAGGAAAGGCTGGGTGGTCGTCTTTACACGCACAAGTTCTCCGAGGGAGACCCGGCGAAAACGCACGATTATTACGATGTTGGTGCGATGCGCTTCCCCAACAATGACATCATGAAAAG AACGTTTCAGCTCTTCAACTTCATTGGGCTGCATCAGGGCAAGGGTGGTATCATCCCTTACtatcttgatgatgaagaaggcgttTGCCCTTCCTACTTCAACGACGTGCGACACGTGGGCAATGCCTGGAGCGAGGGTGCCGCAGATCCCTTCCGGATCAACAGTGGGCTCCCAGAAGGTGGAAAGATCCCCGAGGA ATTCTTGGCACAGGACCCGTCAAAGCTCGTATCCAAGGCCCTCGACCCCTTCATCAAAGATATCCAAAAGCAATTCGATGAGGCCTTGAAGGAGGTCAGAGGGGGAACTATCGAGGGAGCGGCTTCCAAGGAGCTTTGGAAGCGGCTCATGGCGGCAGACCACCTAAGCACTCGGCAGTATCTGGCTTC CGATCAAAACCCCGAGAACCAAGAGGGCAGAAAGTTCAACTACAACACGATTGAATGGCTGGAGACAGCAACCTA TGGAACTGGGTGGTATGATCAAGCACTAAGCGAATGCGTCCTCGAAGAACTCGACTTCGGAACTCCTGCACAAGACAAGGCCCCAGGGGTccagtggtggtggtgcatcGACGGAGGTGCCCAGAGAGTGGCCAAACTGATGGCAGAGAAGATCAAGCAACCGGTTCAATTCAACAGCcaggtcgaggccatcaatgCCAATGTCGAGAAGCGAGAAAACCCCAAGGACTACGTCCCGATGACACTTGCCATCAACAATAAGGGGAAGAAGACACAGAAGGACTACTTCGCCGTGTTCAACAGCACCACCCTTGGTGCCCTCCAGCGCATGGACCTCAAGGATGCCGGGCTTCTTTGGGGTACAAAGCAAGCCATTCGATCTCTTGGCTACGGCGCTTCCTGCAAGGTCgccatcaagttcaagactGCTTGGTGGCAGCAAGGCGATCTCAAAATCAAGAAGGGAGGCATTGCTCGAACCGATCTCCCTCTTCGAGTCTGCGTCTATCCTTCCTACAACATTGAATCGCTGGAGGGCAACGATTGGGACCCTAACAAGCCCGCCGTGCTATTGTGTTCATACACCTGGGGACAAGATGCCCAACGCATCGGCTCGCTgatctccaacaacacccCCGAAAATGAGGAACAGCTCATCAAAGTTCTGCTCCACGATCTTGCCCTGATGCACGCCCCAGAAAAGTCCAAATATGAGGGTCTTttgcagaagctcaaggatcaGTACATGGATCACCACGCATATGACTGGTACAGAGACCAGAATATGTCAGGAGCGTTTGCCTACTTTGGGCCTGGACAGTTCTCCAACATGTGGCAGGAAATCATCAAGCCAAACGCGTTTGGTCAACTCTACATGGTTGGCGAAGCAGCGTCATCTCACCATGCCTGGATTGTCGGAGCCCTCGAGAGTGTCATTCGCGCCGTTTACGTCATGTTTGAAGGACTCAGCAGGAATGACCCTGAATGCCAGGTCTATAAAGATGCCATGTATTGGCTGAGCCATGTGCCCAAGGAAGGGGACTCAACCTATGATCCCAACGACCACCCACACAAGCCAAAGCCGGGTGACATGCCCAAGGGCAAGCCTTTCTATCCCCTGCCTGAAGAGATGCCTGATCGCCAGATTGGCGTAGACCTTGACAAGGAACTGACTCAAGACCCGAAGGAGAGTCTCAAGACAGACAAGGAGTTGACTCACTCTGCCGCTCTTGTTGCACTTTGCGTTATTGAAAGTTACGTTGAATTGTTTTATGGACCTTCAAAGTCAGACTGA
- a CDS encoding Alpha-L-rhamnosidase translates to MALEISRVSFENHRSALGIAEAQPRVSWRFGGVASDWEQSAYDIEINRYGKSEVYSAVSAQSLYVPWPGPPLDETEPASVRVRAYGNETPTPWSDWVCVETGISNKTWSRAKPITSTHEYDKDKPKVPLYFRKDFDLSDDLISARLYITALGIYEAEINGERVGDHVLAPGWQSYHHRHVYDTYNVTELLHPGHNAIGALVGEGWYAGRLGFNGGKRNIYGDVIGPLALLKVTLKNGTTQWVPTDDTWKSTTGPLVSAEIYDGEEYDGRLASALKGWSTASFDSDGWEGTRELPPLKGKLTAPDQPPVRVIQTIKPKSFFKSASGKTLVDFGQNLVGHLRVNVTGPRDTNITFHHAEVLENDELALRPLRQAAARDVLILSGDGPIKWEPKFTFHGFRYAQVDGWPEETPLDENSIVAVVVHTDLEETGFFECSNPLLNQFHSNVRWSMKGNFLSIPTDCPQRDERLGWTGDAHAFGPTANYLFDTAGFWKGWHKDIWSEMKGNRMTPPVYVPSVPIDFGGYLPTAIWGDVVVGNPWNTFTAFGDEALLAENLPQAQAWIDVGIPRNQDGLWDPKPFQFGDWLDPLSPADNPGNATTHSGLVADAYLVKMTEIMSHISHALGKRDLAKNYTRRHGYLREAFEATWVPNGDLANRTQTAYTLALDFGLLKDKKVRTNAAQSLIRKIKDNNYLVGTGFAATARLGFALKSIDSIPEFYRMLLQEKVPSWLYQVVQGGTTTWERWDSLLANGSVNSGTMTSFNHYAFGSVADWIHQVVGGIAPAEPGYKKIIIAPVPGGGIDKAKARLISPYGEIVTDWRVKNGHFDLKVIVPPNTQAEIVLPGVEKNSRVVGSGYHKFRVENFILPQ, encoded by the coding sequence ATGGCATTGGAAATATCCCGTGTCTCTTTTGAGAATCATCGTTCCGCCCTCGGCATTGCAGAGGCGCAGCCGCGTGTTTCATGGAGATTTGGAGGCGTTGCTTCTGACTGGGAGCAAAGCGCATATGACATTGAAATCAACCGCTACGGGAAGTCGGAAGTCTACAGCGCTGTCTCCGCTCAGTCTCTTTATGTGCCTTGGCCTGGCCCTCCCCTTGACGAAACCGAACCCGCTTCAGTCCGCGTCCGCGCGTATGGAAATGAAACTCCTACTCCCTGGTCTGACTGGGTTTGTGTCGAAACAGGCATCTCCAATAAGACCTGGTCTCGCGCTAAGCCCATTACCTCAACCCACGAGTATGACAAAGACAAGCCCAAAGTACCACTGTATTTTCGAAAGGATTTTGATCTCTCAGACGATCTTATCTCGGCAAGGCTTTACATCACCGCCTTGGGAATTTACGAGGCAGAGATCAACGGGGAACGCGTCGGGGATCATGTTCTCGCTCCCGGTTGGCAATCCTACCATCACCGCCATGTCTATGACACATACAATGTGACGGAGCTACTACACCCTGGTCACAATGCCATTGGCGCTCTTGTTGGCGAGGGTTGGTACGCAGGACGACTAGGATTTAATGGAGGCAAACGCAATATCTATGGCGATGTTATCGGACCTTTGGCATTGCTCAAAGTCACCTTGAAGAACGGCACCACACAATGGGTTCCAACCGACGACACTTGGAAGTCGACTACCGGGCCTCTTGTTTCGGCGGAAATATACGATGGTGAGGAGTACGACGGTCGTTtagcctcagccttgaaaGGTTGGTCCACGGCCAGTTTTGACTCTGACGGGTGGGAAGGAACTCGAGAGCTCCCGCCTTTGAAAGGAAAACTCACCGCCCCCGATCAGCCACCAGTCCGTGTCATCCAGACCATCAAACCAAAGAGTTTCTTCAAGTCGGCCTCGGGAAAAACGCTTGTTGACTTTGGCCAAAACCTGGTCGGGCATCTGCGCGTCAACGTGACGGGCCCCAGGGATACCAACATCACGTTTCACCACGCAGAGGTGCTTGAGAACGACGAACTGGCTCTCAGACCCCTACGACAGGCTGCAGCCCGCGATGTGCTTATCCTTAGCGGCGATGGTCCGATTAAGTGGGAGCCTAAATTCACATTCCACGGTTTCCGTTACGCCCAAGTCGACGGTTGGCCCGAGGAGACACCCCTTGACGAAAACTCGATCGTCGCCGTGGTTGTTCACACGGATCTGGAAGAAACAGGCTTTTTCGAGTGTTCCAACCCCCTCTTGAATCAGTTCCATTCTAATGTCCGTTGGTCAATGAAGGGAAATTTCCTATCGATTCCAACCGACTGCCCTCAACGGGATGAACGGCTCGGATGGACGGGAGATGCCCATGCTTTTGGCCCGACTGCCAACTATCTCTTTGATACAGCGGGTTTCTGGAAGGGCTGGCACAAAGACATTTGGTCTGAAATGAAGGGAAACCGGATGACACCTCCCGTCTATGTGCCTTCCGTCCCCATCGATTTTGGAGGCTACTTACCAACCGCAATCTGGGGAGATGTGGTCGTGGGGAATCCTTGGAACACCTTCACAGCCTTCGGGGATGAGGCTTTACTGGCGGAAAACCTGCCACAGGCACAGGCGTGGATCGATGTTGGCATTCCTCGCAACCAAGACGGCCTTTGGGACCCAAAGCCGTTCCAGTTTGGAGACTGGCTGGACCCGCTGTCACCAGCAGACAATCCCGGGAATGCTACTACTCACAGTGGACTTGTGGCCGATGCGTATTTGGTCAAGATGACGGAAATCATGTCCCACATCTCCCATGCTTTGGGAAAACgggacttggccaagaaCTATACTCGTCGACATGGGTATCTCAGGGAGGCATTCGAAGCCACTTGGGTACCAAATGGTGATCTCGCGAACCGAACGCAGACTGCTTATACCTTGGCACTTGATTTCGGCCTCCTCAAAGACAAGAAAGTGCGTACCAATGCCGCCCAGTCACTCATCCGAAAGATCAAAGACAACAACTATCTCGTGGGCACTGGCTTTGCCGCCACAGCTAGGCTCGGGTTTGCACTCAAGAGTATTGACTCGATTCCCGAATTTTATCGGATGCTCCTACAGGAAAAGGTCCCTTCCTGGCTGTATCAGGTGGTTCAAGGCGGCACGACCACGTGGGAGCGATGGGATAGCCTCCTAGCCAACGGCAGTGTGAACTCAGggacgatgacgagcttcAACCATTACGCGTTTGGCTCTGTTGCTGATTGGATACATCAAGTGGTGGGAGGTATTGCCCCAGCTGAGCCGGGCTACAAGAAGATTATTATCGCTCCAGTACCTGGCGGCGGTATTGATAAGGCGAAGGCCAGGCTGATTTCTCCATATGGAGAGATCGTTACGGATTGGAGGGTCAAGAATGGTCATTTTGATTTGAAGGTCATCGTTCCACCAAATACGCAGGCTGAGATAGTCCTCCCTGGCGTGGAAAAAAACTCAAGGGTTGTTGGCTCAGGGTATCACAAGTTTCGTGTTGAGAACTTCATCCTGCCGCAGTAA
- a CDS encoding MFS domain-containing protein, giving the protein MANTKTDVKLNDLHGSSDHIDDALPPVDKEIMTETKSNELGMTEEEYNAAEKSLVRKLDYTLVPMVWLLYLFNYLDRNNIAQARLSSFEQDLGLKGNQFNVAVSILNVGYMLMQLPSNMLLTRTRPSIYIPFWTALWSIVSAATASAGNYTHLIIIRFFLGIAEAPFFPGAMYLLSCWYPRKELALRTAILYSGVLLATAFSGLIAAGVLSNLEGVRGIAGWQWLFIIEGAGSFGAALIAFVFLPDFPGQKSGAVKWLLTDDEQKVAVERIQRDRVSLPQADNSVWSGLAMAAKDIRTWVFVIMLTANHSAYGFNSFFPTIVKGFKLGDNTLTLVLTAPPYLVATITAFATAWSSDRRKDRGYHIAVPQFVACIGFIISVSTLNNAARYTAAFLYICGCFSSNAMVFSWASSTLNQTPEKRACATAIINLLSQLGNIWSPYFFPSSDGPRYIKANILMMAFSLLSVVTCVVMKAMLKKANRKLKETGDNVNLFTL; this is encoded by the exons ATGGCAAACACCAAGACCGacgtcaagctcaacgaTCTCCATGGCTCGTCGGATCACATCGACGATGCTTTGCCACCCGTGGACAAGGAGATAATGACGGAAACAAAGAGCAACGAACTGGGTATGACTGAGGAGGAGTACAACGCAGCCGAGAAGAGTCTCGTTAGGAAACTAGACTATACTCTTGTGCCTATGGTCTGGCTGCTTTATCTGTTCAACTACCTTGATCGAAACAACATTGC TCAGGCAAGACTCAGCAGCTTTGAGCAAGATCTAGGTCTCAAGGGGAATCAGTTCAATGTAGCCGTATCGATTCTGAACGTCGGCTATATGCTCATGCAGCTACCAAG TAATATGCTCCTCACGCGTACCCGGCCTTCGATCTATATACCATTCTGGACAGCCCTATGGTCTATCGTCTCTGCTGCTACCGCAAGCGCCGGCAACTACACGCACCTCATCATCATACGATTCTTCCTGGGTATTGCAGAAGCCCCGTTCTTCCCCGGCGCCATGTATCTCCTCAGCTGCTGGTATCCTCGTAAGGAACTTGCGCTCCGCACAGCGATTCTATATTCAGGTGTTCTCCTGGCAACAGCCTTCTCAGGTCTCATTGCTGCTGGCGTATTGTCAAACCTCGAAGGCGTCAGGGGAATTGCTGGATGGCAATGGCTCTTCATTATCGAAGGCGCCGGCAGCTTTGGTGCTGCTCTGATCGCTTTCGTCTTTTTGCCTGATTTCCCCGGACAAAAGTCTGGGGCGGTCAAATGGCTCCTCACGGATGACGAGCAAAAGGTCGCAGTTGAGCGAATCCAGAGAGATCGTGTGTCCCTGCCCCAGGCTGATAACAGTGTCTGGAGCGGCCTGGCAATGGCTGCCAAGGATATCCGAACTTGGGTCTTT GTCATCATGCTCACGGCTAACCACAGCGCCTACGGCTTTAACAGCTTCTTCCCTACCATCGTCAAAGGATTCAAACTCGGCGACAACACCCTGACGCTTGTGTTGACAGCTCCTCCATACCTTGTGGCTACCATCACGGCCTTTGCTACAGCTTGGTCTAGTGATCGTCGCAAGGATCGAGGCTACCATATTGCGGTGCCCCAGTTTGTTGCCTGcattggcttcatcatctcagTCTCGACCCTCAACAACGCTGCACGATACACAGCCGCCTTTCTATACATATGCGGGTGCTTTTCTTCCAACGCAATGGTCTTCAGCTGGGCGAGCTCAACCCTTAACCAGACACCTGAGAAGCGAGCTTGCGCAacagccatcatcaatctcttGAGCCAGCTCGGTAATATCTGGAGTCCTTATTTCTTTCCATCGAGCGACGGGCCGCGTTATATCAAGGCCAAtatcttgatgatggccttctcCTTACTGTCTGTGGTGACTTGTGTGGTAATGAAAGCCAtgctgaagaaggcaaaTCGGAAGCTGAAGGAGACTGGAGACAACGTCAACTTGTTTACGCTATGA
- a CDS encoding Amidohydro-rel domain-containing protein, whose product MAPEALLETNNADLFPRGGWDTHHHIFEPQLFPYSPTRHLTPPAATIKAFENFRARLGITNSVLAHGLSYGDDCTSLKAFVTKLGRQSTSGVGVIEPDETTDDEIRDLQQAGIRGLRVNLYPNGAMEDVELQKKTLRAYLQRIMKLSLNWSLTMTTIRTEFWDELEPFVRSEVGPTGRPLITDHFGLLKAPSMLPPEHRNDPTKQPGFAAIMRLVRDGLLFVKLSAPYRVSELSPRYDDLKFLVRAFVDANKHQVLWGSDWPHTPRMKVRSHEEAMKETPFLEVDDEAWLWTLRGWLSDEEWDLLMVQNPQNIFAS is encoded by the exons ATGGCGCCAGAAGCCCTCCTCGAGACCAACAACGCAGACCTCTTTCCCAGAGGAGGATGGGACACTCACCATCACATCTTTGAGC CCCAGCTGTTTCCCTACAGTCCCACGCGCCACCTCACACCACCGGCCGCGACCATCAAAGCCTTCGAGAATTTCCGAGCAAGGCTAGGGATTACAAACTCAGTCCTCGCCCATGGCCTGTCTTATGGTGACGACTGTACCTCGTTGAAAGCTTTCGTCACCAAACTGGGAAGACAGTCAACTTCCGGCGTAGGGGTGATCGAACCCGACGAGACCACTGACGATGAGATTCGAGATCTACAACAGGCCGGCATCCGTGGTCTCCGTGTCAATCTATACCCAAATGGAGCCATGGAAGATGTAGAGCTTCAGAAGAAAACGTTGCGTGCATATCTCCAGAGGATAATGAAATTGTCCCTCAATTGGAGTTTGACAATGACAACGATTCGAACTGAGTTCTGGGATGAATTGGAGCCATTTGTTCGCAGTGAAGTTGGGCCAACAGGCAGGCCGCTTATCACGGATCATTTTGGTCTTCTGAAGGCACCCAGCATGCTTCCCCCAGAACATCGGAACGATCCTACAAAGCAACCTGGCTTTGCAGCGATCATGCGGCTAGTCAGGGATGGGCTTCTGTTCGTCAAGCTCAGTGCACCATACCGCGTAAGTGAGCTGAGCCCACGCTACGATGACCTCAAGTTCCTTGTGCGAGCTTTTGTGGATGCCAACAAGCACCAAGTTCTCTGGGGAAGCGACTGGCCGCATACCCCAAGGATGAAAGTGCGCAGTCATGAGGAGGCTATGAAGGAGACTCCCTTCTtggaggtggatgatgaggcATGGCTTTGGACCTTGAGGGGGTGGCTGTCGGATGAGGAATGGGACTTGCTGATGGTTCAGAATCCACAAAACATCTTTGCTTCATAG